The DNA region GACGGATAGTGGATGATAGGGATAGTTCGTGGTATGGCTGTTATGCTGATGTCGTAAGCCATTTTTGTGATATAGGAAGAAAACGCACGGATACTTTCGCTACAGTGTAATTCATGATATGTTATGATTTTTTACGATCCTGCTGGCCTCATATGATAGTACGTTTCGCTGATATTATACAGCCTTGAGCCCGGCGTTATTTGAGGATGCCGATTTCCACGGACGAGCCGAAGTGTTTTTGTCGCCATCTGGATGGTGCATTGGACAAAGATGATAAGTGCAACATCATTTGGACTCAGGCAAATACAGTAGTAAAATAAAAGGCGTACAGCAGAGAGCACGCAGTTTATTTAGATCACGTTTGCTTTGCAGCCATTGTTTATGGATTGGTAACGCACACAGATCGGGCCACCTCTGACAAAATGTCTCCGACGGAGGAAAGAGTATAATTTTTTTATGTTAGAAGTAGTGTTGTAGTACATCATTCCAAGCTTCTACTCTGCTGAATCGTAGTAACTATTTACGAACTGATGAGGCATGTAAATATGCAATCACACACATATCTCTTGTCCGTGTACGATCGAGTATCACTGCCCAGAAACCAAATGCCTTACCGGGGTTTCGGGACTATCTTCGCGTGGCGGATTGTTATGACGCTGTCGCGTCTTCGGTCAAGATGGAACGCAGGCGTCCATATTCCTGGCTCTCATCTCCAGTCTTACTTCCTCTTGCAGCACGAACTTGCGTTCAACATGTCTCTCAACACTAGAAAGCAGGAAAGAGATTTCACGGCCGAGGTGGAAGCGCTCCAGGCTGAGGCGGAGCAGCTAGCAAAGGTTCGCACATTTCACCTGACGATGGCGCCTAGCTGATCTGTCGACCCAGAATGgcaagcttgaagaagccatTGAGAAGATTACAGTTTTAGAAAAGCAGACCCGTAATGCGTCCGACATGTCCTCCACCTCTACTCTCCTCGTTCTTATCGCCCGTTTATGCTGGGAAGCCAACAATCTGGACCAGCTGAATAATCAACTGGCCCTCATGTCTAAGAAACACGGACAACTGAAAGAACCTGTCGTGAGAATGGTAGATGAAGCAATGGCGTGGTTGCCTGCGTTAAAGGAGCAGAAAGAACAGGGCAATTTTCGGAGTGGAAAGGATAGATGGTTGGAGCTGGTTAAGACATTGAGAGATATCACGGAGGGCAAGGTGTGTCAAGTCGAAAGATTTAGAGCTCCCAGAAACTAACGACAGATTTAGATCTTCTTGGAACTTCAAAGGGCAAGGTTGACTGTCATGCTCTCAGCGTATCACGAAGCACTTGCTGAGACTGCGCCCAAAGAAGCTCCACGTAAGCACCTCTCACTCTTTGCTTCATACCAATGTAACTAACAGATACTCAACTTCAGCAACCCCTGAAACTTCGCCGTCCACTAAGCCtgaggacaaggacaaaTCCAAGGCCGAGCCTGTTACTGCTAAAGAACATCTTGACGTCGCGGCGGACCTCCTGTCTGACTTACAAGTTGAGACCTATTCAACTATGGATAAGCGTGAAAAAACCGAGTTGTGCGTTCAGACTAAACCAAATAGGTCGAAAATCTGCTGACAATATACTAGCATCCTGGAACAAATGAGATTAGAGAGTATGAGAGGCAATTGGGTGCGAGTCAGAGTTGGATCGAGGAAGATCAACCGGGTCTATTTAAAGGACAAGGACACCCAGGTGAGACCCAGTATTCTCATCACAGTTTAGAGAATATCCATTTAACAATTGCTCAGGATATTAAGTTGCGATATTATGATTTGATGGTGCAATTGGCTTTGCAAGACGACGAATATCTTGAAGCTTGTCAAGCTTATCAAGAAGTATGGGATACAGAAGAAGTTAAGAATGACTCAGCGAAAGAACTCAGTGTGAGTTTATAATATATAACTTATTCGGTCAAAGCTCATATAAGCTCAGGTCATCGAGAATATCATGATTTACGTTGTTCTTGCATCCTATAACAACGAGCAATCCGACATGCTCCATAAGTTGTATGCCAACACTGCTCTACAAAaagctcctcttcatttGTACGTTTTTCTGTCTTTGTTTATCACACACTCTAACCAATGGCTTTAGCGATCTCCTAAAATGCTTTGTTACGAAGGAACTGATGCGCTGGTCCGGAATTGAAGGCATCTATGGCCCTGCTCTTCGTCAGTCTCCTATTTTTGCACCCGGGTCAACACTaggcaagaagattggcGTCACCGAGAAATCCCAGAAGGACGCCGAGAAGTTTGACAACCCTGGTGATGCTCGATGGGATCAGTTGCACAAGCGGATTATCGAACATGTAAGTGATACGGTATGAAATCACTGCGGTTACTGAAAATTTGTCTTTAGAACATTCGGGTTATAGCTTCATATTACACCCGCATAACCATACAGCGGCTCACAGAACTTCTCGACCTCCCCTTACTCACCACCGAACGGACACTCTGCAAGCTCGTGACTGACAAGAGTGTTTATGCCCGAATTGATCGCCCGGCGGGTATTGTCGATTtcagaaagaagagaaatgtGAACGATGTACTGAATGCATGGAGCGGAGATGTCAGCAAGGTGCTTGACTTGGTGGAGAAGACTAGTCATCTGGTCTCCAAGGAGTACGCAATGCATGAGGCAGTCAAGGGTAAAAAGATTTCAGCATAGGTGGGAGCTAGGAAGTAGATGTAGACTTGTACAATGCAGAAAACATGCTATCATTAAGAGACAAAACATGCAATTTTTCCGATTACTCGTACTGCTTGTTGGTATCTTTTAATTCACCTATTACAGTGATGATATCAGGCTCATGATGGATCCGACTGGTATCAAGTGTTCACATACTGATAATCGAGATAAATAACACAGGGTATACTAATGAACAAGAATGGCACCAAAAATTGGTAGCATTGataagaagatgaaagaagttACCAAAATGATGTCGTGTACAATAAAAAAACTGGTCTGCAATGgtaatgatgatgaatgataaTGCTACACTGGACACGCATGAACCAACTTTTCAGTCTGTGCTTGTCTATTTATGGTGTCTTCCTAACTTCTTTAGCCCgttccacttcttcttttccgtcCCCGCTCCGACTTCGTCTAGGCTAATCACTCTACCACCGCGCCAATCGTTCTCGATTACTGTAAAATCACCATTTTCTTGctcctcgtcgtcgctctcgtcgtcgttgaGCGGTTGTCCACTAAATCTATGTGAAAATAACGAGGCATATGGTGTGGGGGCTAAAGGTCCCAGACCGATGGCAGTTCCACCAGAGTTGGCGGCCGGGGTGTACTTGCGGGTACCTGCTGAGAGACCTTTGCGGGAGGGCTGAGGGTGGATCGATGGCGGGAGTGTGTAATTGTGAGCTTTGTGTGATGCGGTGCTAGCATTAGATCCTCTTCGAGTTCGTTGACCAGGCTGAACATTGGACATTACCGGCACGGGGCCGGAGATATGGGGATATCgttcttccccctcttctccctctgcCTTTTCATCACCGATTTCGCTTGTCGTAGCTGAAGTGGGGTTGCTCCTATCTCGAAAACCACCTCCATGGATGCTGTGACCCATCGGCAAATTGCCAGATGCCGATCGCAAACGGCTTTTAGGCCCAACGTCCAGCCACGTCTCATGAGCTGAGCTGGCTCGTTGCCGGCTGGTTCGTGATACGGATGGGGGTCTCTGGTGATGAGATACCGAAgcaagagatggaagaggtgcTGAAGTGAGGGCAGTCATGCGCTCACGATAGGCAGCGGCACGTTTGTCGTAGATGCTGGACAAGTGAGAATTATTTCTCGGGACATCAACACCAATTAAAGGTGTCAACGGAGAGGCTAAAGGAAGATAAGCGACCGTCAATGACTGAACATAAAGACTCACGCAGCTGTTTCCCAACGCTGCCTCTATCAGGCGATGTTGCTCCCTTGCTGTCTAAGCTGATCTTGCTTGTTTTCGTTCGCCCTGAATCGGCAGTATGAAAACTCTCCTGATCTCCCTCCACAGTAGTTCTAACATTGAATGCCTCGTCCTGATCCTCctgttcttttctctcctcttccgcaaACTTTTTGACCATCTCATGACTTTCCCCATATGCTGCCAACACTGCTGCCAAGTCTCTCGACGAGTCTAGGCTAGGCGGTAATTGAGCTAGCTGTAGTATTTCATTTTCACTCTGTTTCATCGCTTCCTGAGCTTCGGCTTGGGACGATATAGTCCTAGACGTCAAACGTCGTCGAATCGAAGGATGGGAGACTGCTTCATGCTCTGGTACAGGTGGGAATCCaccacttccaccactcACAACTACGCCAGAGACCGGCTGAGTGACAGATAAGGCCGACGGAAGTGTCAAACTGGTCGAAGGCGTAGATACCGTCTGAAGATTAGAGTGGGCGGCAGCAGACGCACCGGAGGAGTTAGATGATATGGAGAAACCTCTTACGCGCGAATCTGCACGCAAGGAAGGCTGTGGGAGTGGTGCGGGTTTCGGTCGCCTGAGTGGATCAGGGTCGTCTGAGATATTAGATATTCGGAaggttgaaggaggtgACGATATGTGAGAGGCATCCGTCGTGACGGAACCGatgcttccgcttctgaTTCGGCCACTTTTACTCGCCCTGGAACGAAGAGAGGCCGATCGAATGTCTGCATTGTCCGAAGCCGTCAATCGAATTATCTCATCATGGCCCTCTTGCAATGCGCGTTCTTCGTCGTCCCCTGTCGTAAGCGCATCGTGccattcttctccgtctccttcttcatcctcagcatcccctcccttttcctcctgatcctttttcttctcacATTCTCTAATTGACCCCTCAGCTGCCATTTTTCTAAGATCAAGGTCGTCCGTCTTCCCGATGCCATTCACTGACGGCTTACTGTTTGAAATAGGAGTGGAAAGTCCAGGGAGAGTGTAGGCGCGAGGCTTGCCCGGCGAGGTGGGCGAATATTTTTCCGTAGGAGAATTGGGACGGGGACTAGACAAGGGCTGCCTAATGACTTCCGTTCTAGCTCTTCGAATACCCTTAAATGTGTCTCTCTGTCCGTCTGAATCGTTGTCAGCCCACTCGTTGGCTAATGGGCTGGGTGCAATGACTTCACTACCGGTACGGGGCCGCAATGAAGGTACAACGTTAATAACTGGCGTGACTGACGCAGGAGGAGAGTTTCGGCGAGGGGGTAAGCGTGGCGGTTGAAAAACCGCGGGCAATTGAGACGACGAGGTTGATGAACTCGTGAGAGAGGAATCAAAAGTCGAagattcttcttcaaagaaTTTTGATTTTGTTGGAGGGGCAGAAGTCGATCCCTGCGACCTGTCGTCCAGTGTAGGGATATCTCTGCGTTCCAAGTCTAAACTAGCTCTTTTTAACCTCTCCATGCCCAGATCAAGCTCTTCCCCAGCGATCGGTTTGGCAAATTCATTTTTTGCAGGTGGGCTTGGCGAACGCTCACGATTCGTGCCCAAACGAAAGAAATTCTTTAGACCATggacatgatgatgagcttggTGTTTGGTTGATTTTTTGAGATCGCCATGAGAGAATCGACCACGGGATTTTGAACCTCCCGATAAAGCAGTGTGAAGCCCGTCGTCTTTGTCTTGATGCCCTTTCATGGCAGCACGAAACGTCTGTCCTGGATGGGCAGCCTTCTCAATGATAGACGGTAAAGATGGacgatgagaagaaagagagtTATGCCTGCTCCGCGGAGTAGAAGGCGTTCGCGCTGGTGGGGAATGGAGTGcaatggaggaaagatTGCTTTGGGAGTCATTGCTGAGCTGTCGGTTGAGTGATTTCGGGCTTCCATCGCTTCCATTGGTGGAAGGCGGGGCGCTATTACAAAGAGGGTTATGGTCTCCCTTTTGCGGTGAGGGGGAGGTGGGGGTGTCTATCTcaaaaggggaagagagttTATCAAGAGGTGTCGAGAACTCGCCCGGCAGGCATAATCTAGGCGGTGGGGGAGCACGATGATGGTGTGTGTGCGTTTGTTCTGTTGCCGAAGTCATAGACGTTTTCGaacctctcttccacaATGCTTCTAcgcttttcttcatccgcaCAGCGCTGCTTCCGTCAGATTTGACACTAGACAGACTAAAtgccctttccttccctttcctaGATCCCACAACGGCCGAAGCTTGCTCAGCTTGCTCCAGATTGGTATGTGACTCTCTGGGACTCAGCGGCTCGGTAACTTCGGACTTGGATGACCTACTCTCCGCGTCCAAAGTTTGCAATCGCTGAAAAGCATGTAGTACGCGCACCACGTTCTCGTGACTGCTCAGTCGAGCAAGATCTTCGGGTGTGTGCCCATTCTTGTCTGGTTTAGAAGGATCTGCACCGCACGCCAGAAGCATTTGGACAATGGGAGCGTGTCCGTTTGCAGCTGCAAAATGCAATGGGGTTGAACCTAGGGGGTAATCAGCATATCACAAGATGTAGGGTGGCGGAGGCTCACCAGCAGTACCGACACTCGGCGCTGtgcccttcttgccatCACTATACCTTCTTGGCAGCCTGGGGGCGTTGACATCCGCCCCTTGTTCAATTAACATTCGGACCACACTAAGACTTCCACCAGAACATGCCGCGTGCAGGGGTAACACTCCATGCAAGACCGAGTTTACAGGTTGCCCGTGGGTGAGTGCATAGTGAACAAGACCGACGTTGCCACTTGCTGCCGCCGAGTGAAGTTCGAGATTGGGAACTGGAGGTGGATAAAGAGGTGATGGGAGGTTATTGAGGAACAGAAAGTGACGGAGCCGGTCGAGATGGGGCGAAGCGCAAGTAGGCAGAAGTTGCGGGGcagagaggagaaggatcaTGTCAGTGATCATTacatggagatggaagtgaagaTATGAACGTGGGTCAGAAGTTGGATGCAGATGAACCTGGTTGGTGATATAAGGATCGGGCTGGGGAAGAAAATGCCCGCAATGAGGCATCCGCCACACTTCCGCcccccatcatcatcaggcCTCTCTCTCACACACCACCAATTGCCGCGCAGGCCGCACGGGTTGCTACAGAAACATTGGGATGAAAAAGCAGTAGAGCGCACTCACAGTCTAGTACGACATCGTACTTGGCCTCGAGATCCCCCCGCTTACTCGGTGACCGCATCGTCTCAATGTCTACTGTTTGTCTTCCGCTCTCATATAATGATCCTGAAGGTGGTATACCGTTAGTATGTTGGCTGTTATGGTGTCGGGCTAAACATTATAGAGGTCGTGCGGGTATTAAGACCGTCAACGCCAACGGGCAAGTGTTTATTGCTGAATGGGTTCTAATTGCTAAGGATTAAATGAGAACCTGACAGGTTTGCGATTTGCGATAAGGGTCCTCGTAAAATTGAGAGACGGGGTGACGTCGTTGGGCGCGAGACATCGGCAGGGACCAGGGTGCGGGGGCCGGATAAAGCGGGTTTTGCTGCGAAGATCGGCAGCTAAATGCATATAAGCCCAAACTAACCCACGGCAATCCACAGTAATTAACCCACACTAACAGTAACCCACAGTAATAAACCCAGACCGGTGCACGCAGACGATCCAAGATGTACGGAAATTGCGATTCTCTCCAACCGGCAACCAACCACATCCAAAGGAGACTTGTGCGCGGTTATCAGCAATCATTTGTCCGGCCGATCATTCAAAGGCCGTTGGCGTTTGGTCTCCGGTGTTTCTTATGGCCGCCCATGTTCTCCTATAACGTAATTTCATTTCGATCCCCACTACTACTACACTTTTCACAATTCTTCACACTAGATCGCCTAGGTAAATTGTAAATGCAACTACGCTCGTCCATTCTCCACGGTGCAATCGTCTACCCTCCACGGTACAAGAACTTGATGATACAGCAAATACTCGCACTGTACATCATGCGTACCCGCAAGCTTATCAACTATTCCTTTACGTCTCTCGGCCAACAAGAATCTCAACGAAATCCTGCGTTCTGATAGAGTCTAGTAGCCGATCGGAATCACGACCAGCTTGTTGTTGCCTGCCTCTCTTTTTCAGTAAATATACACATTCTATTAATATCTTGATCAAAGTGGTGTTGCGTCATTATGTCCAAGTACTGTCCTTCTGAACAACATACATCTTCATTTCGGTGATATATCTTCATAAATAATTCTCAATGCCGGCCAATGCAAGGCAATAGTCTCGCAGGCATGAATTACCTTGGAAAGCCTCTTATGTACTGATATAAGCTTAGAATTATGAGCACGTCGTCGTATCGGCGTACCAACAACCTTTAAATAACAAAAAAATAGGGAAGTTACGTTTCTGCTCGAATCCAGACGATCTactcctctcttttcttgCTTGCAACATACGAGTGCTGCTGACAAATGAGTCACTATGTATGCAAGTCAACGACTGACCCACCCAGTAGATATCCATCCCGTCCGTCAGAGGCAGGCGCTTGGGACGCCAACCGGTCAATGCAGTCCCCAGAGAAGGTTTTGCTAGCAAGGTGGACACCCAAAACTTTTCATACGCTGTTAATTTGATGCTTATCAGTGCTCGACTCAAAACATATGAAAAATCAAGCCATACCATCAGTCGCTTCCTTGGCTTTATACCCTTTCAAACCGGTAACTCGGACTACTGAGTTGAGAATCTCCTTCAAAGACTCGGGACTTGGATTAGCGGCAATGAAGACTTGGCCTTTACAAGCAGGAGACTGTGTGGAGTCAAAAATCAGCACTTTGGCCAATATGGGTTCCGAAACTCACCCTTTCTCCAACACGCACATAAAGATCGGCCAGATCATCATGGTGGATAGTCAAAAGCCTGGAATCATCCTTCGCTATAGTTTCAAACTCCTCCTGACCCTTTTCCATAGCAGCCAAGGCAGCATCGAAATGGTAGTAAGCAAAATAAGAGCCAGATCGACCATAAAGGCATGTGGGAGCAATGACGATGCCGTTGACATTCTCATCTACAGTAGCGGTCAGATGTCGTCGTCACTCCAGCACCAAACCGCTCACTACTTAATACAGGCTCCATAACCTGGTTGCGCCAAATGGTTGGACTGTTCAGCGCAGCCTTGGCAGGACGTCGCTCGTCCGTCCATTTATCAAGTCCACCTGCACCCCTGGAGAAGACCCAGTGCCCAGCTGTATAGATATAAGTCGGCTTAGGGCCCCATTTTTGTCGATCTTTGACGGCAGACAGGAAAGTTTTGAACGAAGCAAGGGCGTTATCAGGCCCCGAAGCAGCAATGCAATCAACCACTGCATTATACCATACTTGTCAGTTACCACCCGGGGCTTCACTGATGTGGGGAATAGTAACTTGCCAATATCAACGTCTTTAGCCAGATCTCCCCATTTTTTCTGACCCTCGGGAGAGTGAGGGTCGCATACAATGGGCAAGATTTCGTTTGGGGACAACGTGCTAGCCGCAATGGATTCCGAACGAGTTTGACCCCAGACAAAGTGACCAGCTTGAACAAACGCGAGAGCTACTCGGTGGCCGATAAAACCTATCTTAATGCGTGAGCTAATGATCCAGCGTTTGGCTTACTGATCAATAGGGGGCTGCTTACCGCTTGCACCAAGTACGATAACTTTCATGATAGGAGAAGTGTTAAAACTGAGCAGATACTAGGTGGGTACATTGTTGAAGAGGTGCATGGATGATTCAAATTAAGTACCATACTGAATGCATGACATCAGGCAGAGTGAGCTATGTCGGAGGTGACAAGACGGACACTCCGTTTGGGCCTGCTAGGTGGTAATCTTATCCGCCTTGAACGCCTTCGGATCGCCCGTTAATATTACGTAATTTTTGCTTCATTTTAGCACGTAAACATCTGCGGCAGCAACATGCACCATCTCGACGGACATTCGGCATTCGACAGTCACTGTCGTGCAGCCATATATACGTAAAACAGCCATCTGTTACAGCATTACAAGGATTATCAGGATCATCAAAGGCAGTTGCATATGCATACGGAGTGCCAGGATTGTAGTGTTAGGTTGTAGAGCTATCAATTGGAAAACATTTTGTCCAAGGTCCGGGCGCTATTATTGTCGCATATGAGCTCCTGCCCCTTACGTAGAAAAAGGTCCTTAACGACGACATTGGTTAATGTGGTAAGCATGAACCTTGAACTCTTCTCTGCTTGTGCTGAATGCCTTTGCTGATCTATGTGCGCTTCATAGGCCGTATCGTGTGGTTATGAAACAAATAACTCGGAACGTCTGTGAAACGCCCAAGTAAACAGCGCCTTATACCCATTTCCAGTCCAAAATGCCCAAAAAAGCAGTACATACAACCAAGACTATGCAGAGACTGTAACGCAGCGCGCCCACCACCTACAATTTATGAAGGCGTCCGTCCAGTCCTTTGCGAGCGAGGTGGGCCCGTGTGATCTGTTTAACGTTGGCACATCTGTGGCATGGCTAGTAAGCACGCTAAGAAGAGAGTTACAAGAGGAGAAACTTACCCTGCCAACACCATAGTCGTGCGAAGCTCGTCGAGCAAGAGGTTAACTGCGAGAGAAACTCCCGCTTCGCCATCATGCGCCAGACCCCAAATTACCGCCCGGCCAATCCAGACGTGATCAGCTCCCAGAGCAAGggctttgaagatgtcGGTTCCCCGCCTGATTCCGGAGTCAATATGGACGGGGATGCGACCGGCAGCAGCCTCGACCACTTCGGGCAGAGCATCCAAAGTAGCCGTCACTGAATCGAGTTGTCTACCACCGTGGTTGGACACTACCACGCCGTCAATGCCGTACTCAATAGCCAGAGCGACATCCTCGGCGGTATACACTGTACGATCTCAGTTGCCGTTACAGTTTGGGCGAGACCTGAAACCTACCGCCCTTGAGCCAAATCTGCATTTTGGTGTGTGACCGTGCCCAGTCTACAAGAGTCTTCCAGGTGCACGAAGCATCTAATAA from Cryptococcus neoformans var. neoformans B-3501A chromosome 4, whole genome shotgun sequence includes:
- a CDS encoding hypothetical protein (HMMPfam hit to PCI, PCI domain, score: 73.7, E(): 4.6e-19), whose protein sequence is MSLNTRKQERDFTAEVEALQAEAEQLAKNGKLEEAIEKITVLEKQTRNASDMSSTSTLLVLIARLCWEANNLDQLNNQLALMSKKHGQLKEPVVRMVDEAMAWLPALKEQKEQGNFRSGKDRWLELVKTLRDITEGKIFLELQRARLTVMLSAYHEALAETAPKEAPPTPETSPSTKPEDKDKSKAEPVTAKEHLDVAADLLSDLQVETYSTMDKREKTEFILEQMRLESMRGNWVRVRVGSRKINRVYLKDKDTQDIKLRYYDLMVQLALQDDEYLEACQAYQEVWDTEEVKNDSAKELSVIENIMIYVVLASYNNEQSDMLHKLYANTALQKAPLHFDLLKCFVTKELMRWSGIEGIYGPALRQSPIFAPGSTLGKKIGVTEKSQKDAEKFDNPGDARWDQLHKRIIEHNIRVIASYYTRITIQRLTELLDLPLLTTERTLCKLVTDKSVYARIDRPAGIVDFRKKRNVNDVLNAWSGDVSKVLDLVEKTSHLVSKEYAMHEAVKGKKISA
- a CDS encoding hypothetical protein (HMMPfam hit to Ank, Ankyrin repeat, score: 81.4, E(): 2.3e-21), with protein sequence MRSPSKRGDLEAKYDVVLDFPNLELHSAAASGNVGLVHYALTHGQPVNSVLHGVLPLHAACSGGSLSVVRMLIEQGADVNAPRLPRRYSDGKKGTAPSVGTAGSTPLHFAAANGHAPIVQMLLACGADPSKPDKNGHTPEDLARLSSHENVVRVLHAFQRLQTLDAESRSSKSEVTEPLSPRESHTNLEQAEQASAVVGSRKGKERAFSLSSVKSDGSSAVRMKKSVEALWKRGSKTSMTSATEQTHTHHHRAPPPPRLCLPGEFSTPLDKLSSPFEIDTPTSPSPQKGDHNPLCNSAPPSTNGSDGSPKSLNRQLSNDSQSNLSSIALHSPPARTPSTPRSRHNSLSSHRPSLPSIIEKAAHPGQTFRAAMKGHQDKDDGLHTALSGGSKSRGRFSHGDLKKSTKHQAHHHVHGLKNFFRLGTNRERSPSPPAKNEFAKPIAGEELDLGMERLKRASLDLERRDIPTLDDRSQGSTSAPPTKSKFFEEESSTFDSSLTSSSTSSSQLPAVFQPPRLPPRRNSPPASVTPVINVVPSLRPRTGSEVIAPSPLANEWADNDSDGQRDTFKGIRRARTEVIRQPLSSPRPNSPTEKYSPTSPGKPRAYTLPGLSTPISNSKPSVNGIGKTDDLDLRKMAAEGSIRECEKKKDQEEKGGDAEDEEGDGEEWHDALTTGDDEERALQEGHDEIIRLTASDNADIRSASLRSRASKSGRIRSGSIGSVTTDASHISSPPSTFRISNISDDPDPLRRPKPAPLPQPSLRADSRVRGFSISSNSSGASAAAHSNLQTVSTPSTSLTLPSALSVTQPVSGVVVSGGSGGFPPVPEHEAVSHPSIRRRLTSRTISSQAEAQEAMKQSENEILQLAQLPPSLDSSRDLAAVLAAYGESHEMVKKFAEEERKEQEDQDEAFNVRTTVEGDQESFHTADSGRTKTSKISLDSKGATSPDRGSVGKQLPSPLTPLIGVDVPRNNSHLSSIYDKRAAAYRERMTALTSAPLPSLASVSHHQRPPSVSRTSRQRASSAHETWLDVGPKSRLRSASGNLPMGHSIHGGGFRDRSNPTSATTSEIGDEKAEGEEGEERYPHISGPVPVMSNVQPGQRTRRGSNASTASHKAHNYTLPPSIHPQPSRKGLSAGTRKYTPAANSGGTAIGLGPLAPTPYASLFSHRFSGQPLNDDESDDEEQENGDFTVIENDWRGGRVISLDEVGAGTEKKKWNGLKKLGRHHK
- a CDS encoding hypothetical protein (Match to ESTs gb|CF193319.1|CF193319, gb|CF191898.1|CF191898, gb|CF190688.1|CF190688), coding for MKVIVLGASGFIGHRVALAFVQAGHFVWGQTRSESIAASTLSPNEILPIVCDPHSPEGQKKWGDLAKDVDIVVDCIAASGPDNALASFKTFLSAVKDRQKWGPKPTYIYTAGHWVFSRGAGGLDKWTDERRPAKAALNSPTIWRNQVMEPVLSNENVNGIVIAPTCLYGRSGSYFAYYHFDAALAAMEKGQEEFETIAKDDSRLLTIHHDDLADLYVRVGERSPACKGQVFIAANPSPESLKEILNSVVRVTGLKGYKAKEATDAYEKFWVSTLLAKPSLGTALTGWRPKRLPLTDGMDIYWHSYVASKKREE